The proteins below are encoded in one region of Holophagaceae bacterium:
- a CDS encoding NAD(P)-dependent alcohol dehydrogenase, whose translation MSTKAYAATSPTSPLTPFTFERRATGPHDVRIEIAYCGICHSDIHQVRDEWGGATYPMVPGHEIVGRVTAVGAHVKNFKIGDLAGVGCMVDSCRTCPSCARNLEQFCEKGAAFTYNGTEMDRKTPTFGGYSSSVVVDDAFALHISPKLDLAAAAPLLCAGITTYSPLRYWKTKRGDKVGVVGLGGLGHMAVKIAAAMGAEVTMLSTSASKEADARKLGAQGFGLTSDPSTFTRLRGHFDLIIDTISAPHDYNQYLGMVRLEGAMVLLGVPPAPTPVAATSLIFGRKTLSGSLIGGIKETQEMLDFCAEHGIVSEIELIPVQQVNEAYERMMKGDVRYRFVLDMKTL comes from the coding sequence ATGAGCACCAAGGCCTACGCAGCGACTTCCCCGACTTCGCCCCTCACCCCCTTCACCTTCGAACGCCGGGCCACGGGCCCCCACGACGTGCGCATCGAGATCGCCTATTGCGGCATCTGCCATTCGGACATCCACCAGGTGCGGGATGAATGGGGCGGCGCCACCTATCCCATGGTGCCGGGCCATGAGATCGTGGGCCGCGTCACCGCCGTGGGCGCGCACGTGAAGAATTTCAAAATTGGCGATCTGGCCGGCGTGGGCTGCATGGTGGACAGCTGCCGGACCTGCCCGAGCTGCGCGCGGAACCTGGAGCAGTTCTGCGAAAAGGGCGCGGCCTTTACCTACAACGGCACCGAGATGGACCGCAAGACGCCCACCTTCGGAGGCTATTCCAGCAGCGTGGTGGTGGACGATGCCTTCGCGCTGCATATCTCGCCCAAGCTCGACCTCGCCGCCGCCGCGCCCCTGCTCTGCGCGGGCATCACCACCTATTCGCCTCTGCGATATTGGAAAACGAAGCGGGGCGACAAGGTGGGCGTCGTGGGGCTGGGCGGTCTCGGCCACATGGCCGTCAAGATCGCCGCGGCCATGGGCGCCGAAGTGACGATGCTCAGCACCTCCGCCTCCAAGGAAGCCGACGCGCGGAAGCTGGGCGCCCAGGGCTTCGGCCTGACCTCGGACCCTTCCACCTTCACCCGGCTGAGGGGACATTTCGATCTCATCATCGACACAATCTCGGCGCCCCACGACTACAACCAGTACCTGGGCATGGTGCGGCTCGAAGGCGCGATGGTGCTGCTGGGCGTTCCGCCGGCCCCAACGCCCGTGGCCGCGACCTCCCTCATCTTCGGCCGCAAGACCCTATCCGGCTCGCTCATCGGCGGGATCAAAGAGACCCAGGAGATGCTCGATTTCTGCGCCGAACACGGCATCGTCTCCGAGATCGAGCTGATCCCCGTCCAGCAGGTCAACGAGGCCTACGAACGCATGATGAAGGGCGATGTCCGCTACCGCTTCGTGCTGGACATGAAGACGCTCTGA